Part of the Rissa tridactyla isolate bRisTri1 chromosome 3, bRisTri1.patW.cur.20221130, whole genome shotgun sequence genome, ACTTTATTCTCCATTATCTTTGGCAAAGAGAAGTTCAGTGTTCCCTTCCACCTGTGCAGAGCCTACCCTGCATCTGCAGACTAACGAAGGCGTACTTCTGTGGCGAAATCATATTGCGCTCTGCAGGAAACATTATGCTCAACTAAATCTGAAGTTGCAGTCATTAGGGCATAGCAAAATAAGTCTGGAACACAGAGTACCTTGTCTCTATTACAGAAGTTATATTTTCAGCTTCTAGCCTCCGAAAAACATGAGGAAGCTGGACCACAACGTGGCTAATGGAGCCACTGAGTGGTACATTGCGGACAGCCACCTGCAAGAGGAAAGCAGGACATTTAGAGAAGCAGCGTTTCAAAGGCAGCCACACTCCAGCCAGCTTTCTGCTCCTAACTCACACCTGCACGCAATGCACAAGGCTGTTCTTAAAGAAAGCACCAATAAAAAACCATACACACACCCGATCTGTGAAATATACACGACCACTGCTTATGCTCTGACTTCCCTACATTTGagacaggaaaagtaaaaacCTTTGTTGTCTCTTTCTTTCAAAGTAACAGCAGTTTGTTCTTCTTatacagtggggggggggggaaaggaagcagGCAAACCCTCCgtttaacaagaaaataaataaaacaagataaCTTATGTGTgtcaaattaaggaaaaaaccaaaatctgatTTCTGACATGAGACAGCTACCCATGAAAGAAAAGGATCAAATTAAGTATCGCTGCAAAAAGAGTAGTTCTTCATGCCTTTGGCACTGCGTTAGAAATTGTCATGCAGCGCCATGGAGACTCAGACTGAAATACTTGGGTACTGGAAGTGATTGGCACACAGTCTTTCTACAATTGAGTTATGGAATTTTTCCATGCACTGGGTTTTCtgttcttctccccctcccttacACCAGCATGTAAAAGAAGGCTCACAGCTCATCTGTGAACTCACCTGCCCCATGTAATTAAAGCAGTGTTTGTTGAAGATGGAGTTAATCTGGGGATCCTGAAGAGCGCTGAACAGCAGCGTCTGGCGGTAGTACTTGGACCAGTTATTGAGATTCAGCATTCGCACTCGGGAAAAGTCTACCCCGTGGGGCTCCAGAGGCAGCAGGTTAATGTGCTTCATCAGATGCTACACAGAGAGACGGAAACACATTGCTACAGACTGACATCCCTGCACCCAGACTGCAGCGAGAAAGGGGGCATGGATGAGCAACGCAGCACAGAATATAGAACAGCAGTGATCTCCTAAGACATGACTGTCTGGAATTTATTGACCACAGCGAGAGTAATTTACTTGATTTCCTGCCACAGAACTGAAAGCTACCATCGCTTTAGTCATCAGTAACCTCTGCTTCCAGTCTTCTCCCATGGGGCAAGTGTAATGCATTTGTTTGTATTAAAGTCAACTGGCCCAAGGTTTCTGAGCTGAAAGACCCATCCATTCAGGGAGAGTTTGGGTGCAAGCGAAGAAATTCACCTTGTTTTGGCCTCACTGAATAATGCCTAGGACTGGCATCGTTGCTGCcccaaagggaaaaacaggaaacCAAAAAGCGTGGGTGCTACTGCATACTAGGCATGATCCCAGAGCAGTATTTTCATTACACGTACAGGAAAATCTTCATACTGTTTAACTTCAGGCATGACTAATGCTTAGTATCTCTACAGTCAGTGGAGACAGGCACCAGCTCCTATTGCTTTCTGGAGGAACCTGAATTAGGCTGTACAGATTCGTCTCACACGACTGCAATCTGACTGAGACACTGGGCAGTCAGACAGCTGGCATATTTTCTCCCAGATGTGATTAAAGGAATCATCATTATCTCCTCCTGTAAGATAATTAAAATTGTCTAAAGAAATTTCTGATGAAATATGCCACTAAAGCACAAAATACCAAGATTTATGGAGAACAGGTGCTGAATACTACCCAAAGCCtctagaaagattatttttagtaTAAGGGAAATAACAGGATGGAGGCAGGAAAAGGAACAAACATACACGTCTGGAATCAAGTAAGTAAAAAACCAGCGATACTGTTCACTGCCAGAACTAAGTTATATCAGACTAACGAAACACGGTACAACACAAAAATGAATACATACGGAAAACGCACCAGAACGTGTTCCCAATTCTGCATCAGGTAAATATCTGCTTGATCAATTATGAGAATTTCTATTGATGATAGGAAATCAAAATCtctcttcttctccccctccGCCCCAATAATAGTCCTCATACCCAGGGGAGAGGCAATGATGATATCCGATGAGTAAAATGGTGCATACAGTCTCATACTCTTTTGAAGAATTGCAACCCCTGcccaacaacaaccaacaacgTTTTCTTAGTTAAGGTCAATTATCAACCATATTCTTCCAACAGGCTCTGTAACTATAACTCCCTATATTTCCTCTCTCTTAACACATACTAAAGATTATAGCTGGACAAAACCAATCTGTCTGAAATTCTTCTTTCCCTGAAAAGCGCTTACCCACCCCCATTTGACAAGCATTTGACAGATTTTCGTGAAGTTCAGCAAACTCCTTCACGAGTACTCTTTTCCCATATTTTTCATagtctggacttttttttttactgaaacacatttttttgtgtgtgtgattttcTGCTAAAAAGGGTGATGAGAgggcataaggaaaaaaaaagaagtagaaattaTTAACTATTCCCTAAATCCTAGACTTTGGTCTCTGCCATTAAGTACTACAGAAACTGTTACCTTCATCTGTCATGAAAGGTTCAGTGTGGACCTCTTGACTATAAACTGCCTTTATTCACACGGCCATGAGAGTTGCTATTAGAACACAAAGGGAAAGGTTCTTCATGTGATGATGACTAAAAGCATAACCAGTCTTGCACCTTCCCTGGCATTGCCGCTCACACCGCATGTTCCGGTGTACATGCCAAACTAGCTTACACATCACCTCttgttttaaagaatgaaaaaggatGGAATCAAAGGCGTTTGTTACCTACACTGTAACTACATGGCGACATTGCTAAGACCCACAGTTTTCTGATCTTAAAAATCGAGGTAGTCTGGGCCATATTCACACCACCTGCTACAGTCTGCCCAACAAAGACGTCTCTGCAACTCTCTGTGTGAAGCCAGCTATCACGGACACAGCTGAAAGCGCTTGCAAGTATTTCACACAGATATCAATAAGGACCCCTCCTGCTATCTATTTTAACCCAatgataaaaatggaaacaaaaaggaaggcACAATTGGTTGAATTTCCAGGAAGAAGATATCACTTGTCACAGCATATACACACTGTAACAACATCAAgtctttttcctgtttaaaaatgcGCAAAGGTTGTTTTAGTAAGGCATaacaaatgtgttttaaattagATCTTTGTGCAGAAGTAACAGGGTGTGAGGCACAGTAAGAAAGAATAATTATTCTGCTTCTGTGATTTGCTTCTGCAAGTAACAGCATTGAAAGTTACTTCAAGCATTTCTTCACACCTAGTAAGTGGATCAAGCAGACTGCAGTACGGGAGAGgactgaaaggaaaattattatGCTACTGAGAGTAAGATGCTCTCAGCCAGAGAGGTATTcactggggaaggaagaaagactGAGCGGGACCTGCTTGCATCTTCCACTGTATCATTAAATGTCTTGGGAGGCCAATTTATCTTTCAAGGGGCAATAATTTCAAAAGCCTCTGATCTGTCAAGTTAGATAAACTGCCTACTCATCATGGCAGCTCCAGGAACCAAGCCGCTAGCTAATTCCCTGCATACTGAGTTACTAAACCAGCATGAGATTACAGTATTATGAAATAGTCAAATTCGCTGCTTGTCCAACAGTCCTACTTGCTGGCTACCCCTTTGCTTTCATGAAAATCATAGGCAACACAGTAGAAAACTGCTTTGCTCAGTAACTGAGCTTTAATTTTGTTCCAACCGTTACTGACTGCAAGAGACATTGTGAATAGGCTGATTAAACCTAAGAgtttgtggttgtttgttttttttttttaataacgtgAAAGACTTTGCTGCTTAATCAAGGCTATCCTCTCTAAAATGAGGTGTGGGCAGTCCTGCTACAATAAAGCAATCATTGCATTTTAAGTGATTCTGAACTTGATGTGAAAGTcatgacttttttattttctcttcaagtTCTGGCAGGGCAAGAAAGATTTTTATGAAAATCCAAGTTGCCAGTGCAAAACGAGCATGAATACTACAGAGCCTAGAGTCTCGCCAGAACTTCCAGCCCTGATAGTTCCTACACATTTAGGAAAACTTGTTACTTCTCAGTTCTTTACAACCTAAAAATCATCTGTTCAGTAGGTCATTACCAATTCTGAAGTGGTCATCAATGTTGCCAGCAAAGACAGCTTCATAATCTTCGGGTCTTTTCAGGTTGGGGGGTTTCTCTTCTGGGTCAAAGCCAAACTCCCCTTTGAAGCGCTTTTTGTTACTTacatctatttttctcttttcattcacTTCAAGAAGACTGATGAAAATATGCACAATTCGCAAAGCACATTCCCTGAAGGGCACTATCATCAGCACCTGCGTAGATCAACAGTTACAACAGAAAAACCCATATAATACGAACACTCACAGTTAACtgcattttaagtaatttttattacTTAGAGCTGCCCTCGTGGTGCATCCCAACAATCAAGACAAAACAATTCTGACATGCAGCGTGGAGGGAGGATGCGCTGGGACGCAGTGCACTCATGAACAGGTACTGGCCAGCAGCTCAGTTTGGTTCCCCATCTCACACCCAGGGTATCATTGCAGGGGAATTGAAAACTAAGCATGTTCTCCTGTTCTCCCTACTCCTCAAGCAAGCAAGAGCTCCCCCACACACAGACAGGGTCAACGGCTGGCTCCTGGATGGGTGGCAATGGCCTCTGCACAGCACTCTGAAAAATGGCCAACTGGGGATCAACACAGAAACCAAAGGCATTTGTCAGATGTGCAGCAAACACTGAAACCCAACTTTGAAGCTGTTCAACAGGTAGTTGACACCGCCAGCGACAGGCTAGCCCTAGTTGGAGTCACCTGGTTATCAACTAGAAGACGCTGGGAATCCAGGGAGCCTTGGTTTGAGGCTCGCTCCATCAACTATGACGGGTGGCCTCGACAACGGGACTGGGACTCCCTGAGGTCTCCCAGGTACAGAAAgatccttccacacaggcaagtCCTTACAAGTGGctaagggcaaaaaaaaataattctgggaCATCCCACATTGGGTGACAGCTTACACTACCTGCACTAACACTGAAGACTGATGTGGAGGCCCCTTTCTGTACTGGTAGATTTAGAAATGGGAGCAGAAAAAGGCAACATGTCAGCCTGTAGCAATAGAgggacaaagaaaaagagaagtcaaACTTGTGACTCGGCACAGAAACAGGCTGGCTAACAACCCTGCGCTCACTGCTTCTCACAGGGCGTTTGCCCTGGCCATGGCAAACAACTTCCAGGCACGATAAAGATGATAAAGGCACAGGAACATGTTCCCTGAGAGAGCAGCAACAGAAATACTTCGGGATAAACTACCAGGATGTTTATATAGCCTGATGAGACAGCCAGGTGGGGATGTGGGAATCACATTAATGAAGCTCCGTTACCTTAGGTCTAGTGAGCCCCTGGTCCCTGTAGTCATCATTGTCAGGCCCTGGCTTTTGGTCCCTTCGTTTGGCATTGTTGCTGAGCACCTGGGCATTTGCCTTCAGAACATGGTTCAAGGCATGCAAGCAGTAAGCATGCTGGATTTCTTCTCCATTTGTTAAAGCATTTCTTTCTGGATAGAACAAGTCCCGGTATGTATTCATGATACAGAAGAGCTCTCTTTGTAGCGGGGTGAAAAAGGCATCGCTTGGTTTGTTCATTGAGGACAGGTACTGTTTATTCACTTTTGGCCAAGTATATTCTAAAGGCTTGTGAAGATAAAGCTGTTTCACATCCACTTCTTTGTCTGCTTTCAAAGTTTTATGTTTCtccaaagtggaagaaaaagttaGTTGGCCCAGCCTtggccactgaaaaaaaacaacaaagagaagTCATATGTACCAAACTTAGTACACTTAAAAGCACATCACCACAGCTCGCAGTTTGATCAAGTTCGTGAAACTTGAGAAATCTCTTTTCATAATACAagttgatttcccccccccccccaatacacAATCTCTTGCTTAGCCTATCAGGGTAAATAACAATAAACTTGAGCTCAGCAGATCTGGATGTATTTCGCAGTGTTGTGTCTATAACTGTCCTCATTTTACAGATAAGAAAAGCAAGGAAGGATGTCATTTCTGCCTAACCCAGCCAGCAAATAAATGGCACAAACCAGGGACAAAATGAGAACCCTGGAGTCCGACTATGCTTACAGATCAGCTGCACTGAGGTATGTACGTTGttttaagatgaaaacaaaaccctgTTAGGGACTAAACCCTGAAGTTGTGAATCAGTTGCTAAATACAATCTTATTGGAGTCTATCTGATTTTGAGAGCAAAAGCTATCAAAGTAGTAGTGGAAAACTCTAAACTTTAAGCCTTCTGCCATGCAAGTTGTCCCTATCTATCTCCACAAAGTAGCTACACCAAGTTAAGCAAAGATACATCATGCGTTGCTTCAGGTGGCATTGGTATTTTTGGCTACCacattccaaaaagaaaaaaataaaataaaacttaaaaatcacagctttctcTCTGACTGACTAACCATTGGATATCTTCCAATGTATGTCACCCAGCATATGGCTGACCAGAATGTAAAGCAACCCTCCAAAACAAAATCACATGTGAAAAAGTTAGGAAGCAGAAGTTTGtctaaaaatgagtattttaaaagacaatattCTCTCTCAAGCAACGAGGTGGTTTTCTGGTACTATAATTCACCTATTACTTCCAGTATTAACCATATAAGTATTAAATTCCCCTTTACCGGCTTGTAAACGTGTCCAGAGATACAGCTACCTTGTGCCGAAGTAAAGTGCATCGTAAGGATTTGTAAGACTGTGCATGGTCACCTCACAAGTTCAGCTGCAGAGCACATCCCTGGCATTATGCTACCACTCAGAAACCAGTCCTGTTTCTACCTGGTGCCAAGAGTACTAAACCTGTGGTTTTGGGACTACTAGCAATCAAAGTCTAAAACTGTGTTTTTCAGACGTGTTGCCATATGCCTCTGTAACAGCAGACTTTAGATTTCAACTCTCGCTCAGCGCTAGGTGAAgaagaaaacacttcagcaacCACAGAGTGACAAAATCTTGACGATTCCAGTGCCAACGGGTAATAACAATTATGAATCTACGtcacttgtattaaaaaaaaaaaaaaaaaaaaagagttattttaatCCAGGCATCTTTAGGAACTCTGGACGGCTGCAGAACACTGTTACCTTGCTTTGACTTGAAGTTTTAGGAAGCGTAGAcattttttctacttctttttcttcaagttcTTTGTCCATGTGCTGTTTAAATGGATCTAtttataacaacaacaaaaaaatatcctGAGAACTATTGTAGCTAATACTGGAATCAAGTTTCAAGACGAATTTGCAAATGAGACGAACAGTTTCCATGCTGGCCAATGCCACAGTTAAAACTAGTTATTTCAAAGCACTTGGAGATGAGAAAAAGGATGTCAAATTCTCTCTACAAGAACAGATTTGacagattgctttaaaaaaaaaaagaaaaagaagcacttATGGAAGTACTAGAACTTTCAATCACAAAACAAATGTTGGACAGGAAAGCATTCTGTAGCAGAAAACATTGTGGCAATTTTCTGCCTTAAGCTCTGCCACATCCATCCCTTGCAGGTGACATAGGTTGTCAACAGTAAAGGCCCAAGTGAACTTAACTGCCTTTCTTAATTTGTAAACATTTCTGCCCAGGGCTTTGCATCTTTGGCCAGTGATtgacatatatacacacacacatatatacccacacacacacagtttgtgataaagcagagaaagggaggTTTTGGGGAAGGGTGGCAAAAATTGCCTGAAGTGAGCAAAAGTCTGATTTATCTAATCAGCatttctttttggaaaggaaaggagaggcaaGTAACTGTAAACTCATATTATATTCAAAGACACTGGCATGCACAAGTCACATGCAAAGCTTATTTTGAAAACCAAGTTCTGTACACTGCTTGTAGCACAGCAGCCCTCACTGCATAAAAAAAACTAATTAGAGAACACTAGTGCTTGCCAAAGGATATCTAGCCCACGTACAAGTTATCCAGGCAAAAGTCAAGACATTTGCTAATTACGACACTGTTGAAAATATCTTCCCAGCAAGGCAAATGAAGAGGATACCATTTCATTTTACTACAGGTTCTCTCTTCAGTTGAGTTTTCCTGATTCCAGTGTTTCTCAGATAAAGTAGAGGGAATAATGTGAAGCATTTTCAGGAATTCCAGTGACCCCAGGACCAGAAATCCATCCCCTTTCTGCTATCTTAGGTGACTAATTTTCTGTAATAGATTATAAAGCCACTTCCAAACTACAGGAACCCACTGAAAAGTAGTGCATCACTTAGAGGTTGAACAAAGCTGTTAGGATACTTAGCATGCAGTTGGAGAGCTACGGTTCTCATTAAAATGCAATGCCAACAGCCTAAGTAATATTCTCATGGTAACAAGAACGAGCTGTTTTTTCTATCACATGGCCCTTTGATGCTTCCACACATTTCATGTATCAACTAGGCTGCCTCCCAGATCTAATgtcagctgctgctccaggatgACAAGCCAGCATCACTAGGGATGCTACAAACATATTTCACTCTCTCAAACTATGCCATCTGATATTAAAACCACAGAGCATGAAATACGAATAGAAGCTCTGCAAGTGCCAATGTGTGGCATATCACCAAAACATCACACACCCGTGCACACAGTTATTTGTATTATGCATGGTGGGACGACTCCAACACCGGAGCTCAGATTGCACCCATCAGCGCACTGCGGCGTTGAGATTCTGGTCTACACCCTTAAAAGATACCACGCAGATGCACCACTGGTGCCTCATGCCTTCCCGATCCGGGTGCAGTCAGACTCCTCTCCTCTGCATAACCTTCAAAATTCAGAGAGACCTAAGCATTTGTCTAAATTACTGTGGCTGCTCCAAGCTTCCCAGAATCTCACATCTAACTCCACTGGGTTGTGAAGGATGCCCTCACAGGTCAGCTTTGTGATTATCTCCTGTGCCAAGAATATCTTCCACAGTCAAGTGCTTGCAGGGCCCTTCATATTACACTAGCTTTTTCAACTACTATTAAAGCAACAGAACAAGATAACACTCTCCATGCACATTTCTAGTTCCTGATACTTCAAGCTTTATCGGCCATAACAGAAACTACGCGCAAATCCCGGTCCACAGGGGCTACAGAAAACAAATGGTTCAGCTACACGTCTGCATTAGCATTAAGTGTCTCTTATGTAACCATCTCACATGTGGGCAATACAATGAATAATGTAGCGGAAGAATTCAGAAGCTATATAGCATATCATTAGGGTGTTTGATAATTTACACATTCACAGACACTCCTCTAGAGGCAGATGACTAAACACAAACATACTGTGTTTTACCTTCTGAAAAGGCTTGTGAAGAATTGCTGTCTCTCTTATCTGCGTTGCAATCTCCACTCTCCTCTTCCATGAAATTGGTTTCCAAGCTAAATTCAGATTCGTGTTTCACATCAGTAAACTCCTCAATTACTTCATGACTTGGGTCACAAGAGGTATCTGCGCCATCAGCCTGCTCTTGGCCGAGCGTCTGCTCTGCTGTGTCTGTAGCTGTGAATCGTTAGAGAGAGAAAGGGGTTACGTTCTCCTGGAAAAGTTACTGCCTGTAGCTATAACTCCTGCTAGCCTGGTTGTTCCCTTTGAGttaccaatttttttctcccaatacTCTATCCAAAAAGATAAAAGCAGGCTTTGTATTCTACAGTAAAGATGACTTTTGGCTAGTGTGCCAAATGTGACAGAATACACAACATGTGTTTCCCCAgagaaaattaaggaaataacCTTTTTGGGGAATATAAGTTTTCGTTTCCACTGACcccaaataactgaaaataataaaaagttgaCTCCTGTCTCACAGAATTTCTTTGCAGTCTTCATGAATGAGGATGCCTCGTCATAAAGATGGGGGTTTTCTTCCAATTT contains:
- the UTP25 gene encoding U3 small nucleolar RNA-associated protein 25 homolog: MGKRRGGRELLRSLSKRQKKHLREFGEEHPFYDKVSGRPEATQICELSENSDKSSAESDSETEVEQVSVYHKLLATLKTSPESESEEDDDESESEEAGESEAEMDSEGSQDTREADGGEEDKNDVPEQEEATDTAEQTLGQEQADGADTSCDPSHEVIEEFTDVKHESEFSLETNFMEEESGDCNADKRDSNSSQAFSEDPFKQHMDKELEEKEVEKMSTLPKTSSQSKWPRLGQLTFSSTLEKHKTLKADKEVDVKQLYLHKPLEYTWPKVNKQYLSSMNKPSDAFFTPLQRELFCIMNTYRDLFYPERNALTNGEEIQHAYCLHALNHVLKANAQVLSNNAKRRDQKPGPDNDDYRDQGLTRPKVLMIVPFRECALRIVHIFISLLEVNEKRKIDVSNKKRFKGEFGFDPEEKPPNLKRPEDYEAVFAGNIDDHFRIGVAILQKSMRLYAPFYSSDIIIASPLGMRTIIGAEGEKKRDFDFLSSIEILIIDQADIYLMQNWEHVLHLMKHINLLPLEPHGVDFSRVRMLNLNNWSKYYRQTLLFSALQDPQINSIFNKHCFNYMGQVAVRNVPLSGSISHVVVQLPHVFRRLEAENITSVIETRFQFFINKVLPEYRDAIMSHTLIYVPSYFDYVRLRNYFKKEDLNFTHICEYTKKGGVCRARRFFLKGEKQFLLLTERFHFYKRYVIKGIRNLIFYELPTYSHFYSEICNMMKATDNGADATWTCTVLYSKYDAQKLAAVVGIDRTAQMLQSKKDVHLFVTGENE